The Paenibacillus sp. FSL W8-0426 region AATGAACTGGGAGGCCTATCTGGTCCGCACGGCGCGTAATACGTGGATTGACCAGCTTCGCAAGCGTGCACGCTTGTCACGGAAGCTGGACAGCCTGAAACCGCTGCTTGCGGACACGGAGCACGAAGAACGATTTGAAGACCTGGAGCTGGCGGTCCGTCTGCTGGTCAACGGGCTGCCGCCATGGCAAAGGGTCATTTATATGTTAAGGGATCTGTTGGGATATACGGCGGCAGAGACAGCGGATTTGCTGGATACGACGGAGGGAGCGGTCAAAGCTGCCCTGAGCCGGGCTCGAGCCGCGCTTGCAAAGATCAGGCAAAGGCTGCATGATTCGGGTTCCGACGATCCGTCGACCGGCCCGGATTATGGATTGCGGGAAGATGAGCAAGGCGCAGAGCAGCTGCGCAGCTATTTGAGGGCGTTCCGCACCGGCGATGCCGTGGCGCTAATCGATCTGTGCCTGAACCGGAGCGATGACCCGATGGCCGTCGCCGGCACGATTTTGCAGGCTCTGCCGTCTCAAACGATGCAGCCCGTGCTGCATGGCCAGGATGTTCCGCGCATGTTTGGGGCAGGCTTGGCCGTCTGCATGGTTGCATAAACCGAGGAGGCGACAAGCATGAACGTAGTACCATACGTAGTGGAGCAGACAGCCCGCGGAGAGCGGAGCTATGATATTTACTCCCGATTGTTGAAAGATCGCATTATTATGGTGTCCGGGGAAATCGAGGACCAGATGGCGAATGCCATCGTGGCACAGCTGTTGTTTCTGACCGCAGAGGATCCCGACAAAGATATCCAAATGTACATCAACAGTCCGGGAGGCTCGGTTACAGCCGGGTTCTCGATTTATGATACGATGCAGTTTGTGAAACCCGATATTTCCACGATCTGCACAGGCATGGCGGCCAGCTTTGGCACGATATTGCTCGTCGGAGGCACCAAAGGCAAACGGATGGCACTGCCGAACAGCGAGATCATGATCCACCAGCCGCATGGCGGCACGCGGGGCCAGGCGTCGGATATGCTGATTCATGCGAACCGGATCATCCAGCACCGCCAGCGTTTGAACCAACTGCTGGCAGATCGCACGGGCCAGCCGCTGGATCGCATCGAGAAGGATTCGGACCGGGACTACTTCCTGACTTCGGCGGAAGCGGTGGAGTATGGATTGATTGACAAGGTGATTTCCGGAACCTGATCAAGGAACGGAGACGCTTCAACCATAACAATAACCCGAGGGGTCGCGATAACCGGACCATTCGGGTTATTCGTTTATCGTGCAGAGCAAGCAGGACGTTTCATGCTTTCCGGGCAATCTCGATGAGCCGACCCATGCCTTCGCGGATTTGCTGTTCGTGCGCGTAGGAGAAGGAGAGCCGCAGCTTGCGGCTTGCGCTTGCGTCAGAAGGGTCGAACACCGTGCCTGGCACGAATGCCACCGAATGCTCCATGCATCGGTGCAGCAAACGGCCCGTATCGATGCCTTCCGGCAGCTCTGCCCAAATATTAAGCCCGCCTTCCGGTTTGGTCCAGACCCAATCCGTTTCCAGCAGGCATTGCTCCATCACTTCCATGCGCAACTGGATCGCGGTCCGCAGCTTGGAGAGATGCTGGTGCATGCGCGGCGATTGGAAATAGCGGAGAAACAGCTTCTGGTTGAGCAGCGGGGAGCCGTTATCCGCCAGCGTTTTGATGGCCAGCAGCCCGGGCATGAAGCGCGGCCGGCACATGATGGCCGCGATGCGCAGGCCCGGTACGACATATTTGCTGTAGCTGCGAATGTACAGCGTATGTCCGGTCGTATCGTAGGTGAAAATGGGCGGCGGCGGTTTTTCGCCGAAATAGATGTCGTAGGTGCTGTCGTCCTCCAACAGGAAACAGCCGTACTGTTCTGCCAATTCCGGCAGCTGTTTGCGCTGCTCGGCCCCGATGTTCAATCCCGTCGGATTCTGGAACGTCGGCGTCAGGTAGAACAGCCGGGGTTTCTCTTGGCGCATCAGCCGTTCGATCTGTTCCATGTCATAACCCTCGTCATGCATGTCCGCAAAAACCAGTCGCGCCCCTTGCTTGCGAAAAATTTCCATGGCGGGGCCGTAGGTCGGCCGTTCCACCATGACACGGTCGCCGGGCCGGATGAGGCTGCGCGCAATCAGGTCGATGGCTTGCTGCGCGCCTGTCGCAATCAGCACTTCATCCGCCGAGACAAAGAATCGTTCCTTTGCCGTCAAATGGGCGGCGAGCGCGCTTCGCAGCTCCAGATCGCCCTGAATGGTCGAGTAGGTTCCGAGCAGCCGCGGATATTGGTCCAGCAGCTCCCGCATCAGCTCTCCCCAGTAAAGATTGGGGAGAAGGGCCGGATCGATCAGCGATTTGGAAAACTGGAAGTCTGCTTCAAGCGACTGTACCCGCGCGAGCGAATCCCAATGCAGCCACGCCGAAACGGCAGGGTCATCCGCCTGGTCGGTCACCGGAGCGGGATCGGCCGGGCTGACAAAATAACCCGCTTTGTCTTTGACATATACATGTCCGCGCTCCTTTAGCTCCTGATAGGCTTTGAACACGGTCAGCCGGTGAACGCCGAGCTGTTCGGACAAGCTGCGTACGGAAGGCATCTTTTCATGTTCGGCCCATTCACCGGCTTCGATGCGAACAACAAGATAATGCACGACTTGCTCATACAGTTTCAGACTGTTATCAGACATCAAAATGGCTTTGCTCAACCCGCCCACGCTCCTTTTGCAGTCCATTGTAACACCAAACGGCAGATCACTGTTCTGTTTTCTTCATTCTGTTCTGTTGACGGTAAGGTATGATGGTGAACAGTTGAAGGAGGGGCTGGCATGGTAGCGGCAGCATTTGCGATAATGTGTTTGATTTTCGGTACGACGTTTTTGGCGATCAAAATTGGCGTGGAGGCAGGGCTTCCGCCTTTTCTGTCCGCAGGACTGCGGTTTGTGGCCGCCGGAGCGCTGATGTTTGCATGGATGTGGATGAAAGGACGCGTGAAGCTCTCCCTGTTGTGGCGGAAAGAAATGCTGTTAACAGGCATGGGATTGACCTTCGGCACATTTGCGACGCTGTATTGGGCTGAACAATATGTCAGTTCCGGCGTGGGGGCCATTTTGTCGGCGACGGGGCCGCTCATGATCATGATTATGCAAACCGCGCTGTTACGGCAAAAAACATCGCTTCGCATCGTGGCGGGGTACTTAGTCGGCTTTGGCGGGGTGGTGCTGGTCGTTCTGCCAGGCATATCGTTCGGGGGAGGTGCATTGTGGCTCTTGGGCTGCATTGCCGTTTTGGTGGGAGAATTATGTTATTCGGCAGGGGCGTTATATTCGAAAAAGGTCATTAACCAGTTCAGCGACAGCGATCCGGTGGCCATCAATGCCGTGCAAATGATGTACGGGGGCGTGCTGCTTTTGGGACTCTCGGCTGTAACCGAGCCTTGGAAGATGAGCATAAGCACCTTGGATTGGCAGCCTGCCATCCTGTCCCTGTTATATTTAACGGTGATCGGTTCAATGGTGGGGCACAGTCTGTTCTATTGGATCATGTCGCGCACCAATCCGCTGTTCCCGGCGACCTGGCTGTATATCTCCCCGCCGATCGCCGTTGTTCTGGGGGCTGTGCTCTATAACGAGCATGTCAGCTGGATGACGTGGACGGGCGTCGTGCTGATCGTTTCCGGCCTGCTTGCCATGAACGACAAGGTCATATCCGCATTGCGAGCAGGGATTCAAAAAGTACAATTCAAAGCACGGGTTGGATGATAGCAAAACCCTTATAAGCTATTGTCCGCGTAGAAAAGCCCTCTCCTATTTGTTCACAAAGATAGGAGAGGGCTTCTGCGTTTCCGGTGGAGCGCTTGACTAAGGTTGAACAGGTTCAAGGTGTTTATATGAATAATCGGGATTTACCCCATTTACGGGTGCGCTATTATATTGAAATATAGCACCATTCTCTTTTTTATAGAAATATCTTGCGTTTGGTTCATCTTTGAATATGACCTCGGTGTTAACGAGCGGCGCTTTGCCGAAATGGGTGTCAATGGCTAGAATGTCTGCCTTGCTGTATCCCTTGACGTCAACGAGATAGGCTTGTACTTCTGCTTCCCTACTTCTTTGAATATTCCATAAAAATGCAAATATTCCAATAATCAAAGCAAACAACAGGAAGATAACTAATTTTCCTTTGCTGATTTTCATGACTCTATCACCTCTATGGATAAATCATACATGTTCAATCGGCACAGGAAAAGAACTTCTATGGGGCGGTACAAGCGTAGATCCCCTTACCTATATCCGGCCTTCCGAAATTTTGAATTCCAGTCAGGTCATTACGACCGCTGTGTTTTATCGATAAGACCCGAAAAGATCTGTTCAAAGGGGAAACAGCCTGATGCGCGCTGCGCATTTCAGGCTGTTTTTGTTGGATAAAGTAAATGGCCCCGATTGCTGTAGACAATCGGGGCCATGAAAGGGAAGATGTTCTGCCGGGCGATTATTCCGCGTTCAGCACAAACTTCTCGATAACGTGTTTTACGCCGTCTTCGTTGTTGCTCAGCGTGATGTAATCGGCCAGTTCTTTCAGTGCAGGAATCGCATTGCCCATGGCCACGCCTAATCCGGCAACTTCCAACATTTCATGGTCGTTCCACGAGTCGCCGATGGCGATGCACTCGCTGAGCTCGTGGCCGAAATGCTCGGCCAGGAAGGTCAAGGCATGTCCTTTGGTTCCTTCGCGGTGCATGATTTCCAGGAAGTACGGTTTGGATTTGGTGATGTGCACCTCAGGTCCGAGCAGTTCGCGCAGATCTACGGCCACTTTATCCAAGTAATCCGGCTCGTCGATGATCAACAGCTTCGGCGTTTTCTGCTCGATCACTTTAATGAAGTCCGGTTCAATGTGGTACTGCGTGCCATTCAGTTTGGCATAATCGCGCAGCTTGTCGTTTTCTTCGCGGGCATACAGCTTGTCGTCGATGTACGTTTGCAGGTGCAGATTATGCTCCAGGCAGTAGTCGAACAGCTTGCGGGAAGCGTCTTGCGGAACATAGCGCTCATAGAGCACATGCTCATCCAGCAGGTTTTTGACCAGGGCGCCTTGATACGTGATGATCGGCACGTTCAGCTTCGTTTGGCGTGCCAACGCTTGAGCGGAGGCGTAAGCGCGGCCGGTGGCCAGCGTAACCACCACGCCGTGAGCAACGGCTTGCTCCAATGCGGTTTGCGTGGCAGGGGTCACTTCTTTGTCGTCGTTGATCAGGGTGTCATCGATGTCGATGGCGATCAGTTTGTAAGTCATCCGGTTTCTCTCCTTTTTATCTGTGCATGATGAGGTGAATCGAATCTGACAGTATCGCTTTTATTTTGCAGGGCGATGCATCATTGTTCTACTCTTCCAGGAAAATCAGGCCGATGAAATCTTCCAGCTCCAGGTTGCCGAAGTAATGCTTGACGTCGAGGTCCTTGATAGCTTCCCGCACGTCGCTTTCCTCGTAACGCTTGCCGCGCAGCATGTCCTCAATGTCCGCCACGTCGCCTACGCCGAAGAAATCGCCGAAGATTTTAATGTCTTCGATGCGTCCGTCCTTGATGTTCATGCGCAGATCGATGATGCCGACAGGGAATTTGCGGGAATGCTTCACATTGCTTTCCGGCGACTGGCCGTAGTTCCAGTCCCAGTTTTTGTAGCGCTCGGCAGAGATTTCGTTGATTTTCTCCCAGTCCTTCTCGGTCAAATGGTATTGCGGAACTTCGTTAGGCTCCATACCGAAAATGTGGCGCAGCAATTCGCCGCGGAACGCTTCGATCGTCATGTCGCTGCTCATCAACTCGCGAATGTTGGCGACGCGGCTGCGGACCGACTTGGTGCTTTTGGATTTGAACTTCTCGGGATTGACGTTCAGGGAAGCCTGTACGTGGTCCAGGTTCAAGTCGAACATCAGCGTGCCGTGACTGAACATGCGGCCGCGGGTGGAGAACTGAGCATTGCCCGAAATTTTGCGTTCGCCCACCTGCAGGTCGTTCCGTCCGGTCAATTCGGCGTTGACGCCAAGTTCATGGAGCGCTTCGACGACAGGCTGGGTGAATTTGCGGAAATTGTGGAAGGACTGGCCGTCATCCTTCGTGATGAAGCTGAAGTTGAGATTGCCGAGATCGTGGTAAACGGCGCCGCCGCCCGACAGACGTCTCACGACTTGAACGTTGTTATCCTGAACGTACTCGATGTTGATTTCCTCAATCGTGTTCTGGTGTTTTCCGATGATGATGGAAGGGCGGTTGATGTAGAACAGCAAATAACTGTCGTCCATCGGCAGATGCTTCAGGATGTATTCCTCGATGGCGAGGTTTACCGAAGGATCCGTGATGCCCTGGTTGTCGACAAACAGCATGGTCATTCCTCCATTAATGTATGTGAGGGAGAAGTCTCCCTTATGTAGTGATTCTCGCGGAACCGAAGCTCCTCTACTATCATATCAGAAAGTATCGTAAACCGCGCATGGCTTTCAGAAATTACCGGAAAACTTCTCTTGAACAGCCGTTGCGATAAGAATCGCCATACGCTTAACGTCTCCATCGGTTCGATGCGAAAAAGAAAACGACCGGCGATATCATATTTTGTTATTTTACACCGAATCATGTAAAAACACGCAAAGAAGCAGGCTCAGATCGGACAATTCGGCGTTGACCACACCTTGCCCGGACGCCATAATAAACAGGATACATAGAAAGGATGACGGACAGAATGACCGATATCATTGAAGTTTTCGGACATGGCGGGGACGTGGAGACGGCCGCATCCCGTTTCGGGGGAGATCCCGCCGATTTTCTCGATTTTAGCGCAAACATCAATCCCCTGGGTCCGCCGCCGGAAGTGCTGCGTGCATTGGAACAGGGTTTGAATGCGGTGCTGCGCTATCCCGATCCGGGACATCGCGCGTTGAAATCCGCTTTGGGCAGCAGGCTGGGAGTCGCTCCGGATTGTATATCCGTAGGCAACGGCGCGGCGGAGAACATGGCCTTATTGCTGCTTGGACTGGCTCCCCGCAGGGTGGGAACCGTGGAACCGGGCTTTTCGGAGTATGCCGCTCTATCCCGGCAATTCGGAGCAGAAGTGATCAGCGTTCGTGGACGGCAAGAGCTGGATTGGCGGGCCGAGACGGAGGACATCGAACGATTGCTGGAACAGGTGGACATGCTCTTCCTGGGCCAGCCGAATAACCCGAACGGCGTGCAGTATCCGGTAGCCGTACTGGAACGTTTGGCTCTCAAGGCTGGGCAAACGGGTGCGATGCTCGTCGTGGACGAAGCCTTCATGGACTTTATTCCGGCGGAGAAGCGTCACTCGCTTGCGGCAAGGCTGCATGAATTTCCGCAGGTTGTCATCATCCGCTCCATGACCAAGTTCTATGCGATACCCGGACTGCGTCTGGGTTACGCCTTGGGACGGCCTGAACTGATCGAGGCAATGACAGCCAAGCAGGTGACGTGGAGCGTCAACGGCCTTGCGATGATTGCCGGGGAAGCCTGCCTGCGCAGCGGAGAGTCGTTCGAACGGGAAACGTTGCGGCAGATTGCGCTGGAACGCAGGCGGCTAAGTGATGCTTTGCAAGGATACGGCTGTGAGGTAACGCCTGGAGAGGCCAACTTCCTGCTCGTTCGTTTGCCCGACCCGTGGACTGCTGCCACCATGCAGGCGGCGCTTGGCGGGCAGGGCATCCTCATCCGCAGCTGTGCGATGTATCCGGGTCTTACGGAGCGTCATGTCCGCATTGCGGTTAAAGACGAGCCGTCCAACAAACGGTTGATCGAAGCGCTGGGCTGTGTAATAACCGCCCAAACTTCGAAAACGGAGGAACCGGTCGGGACGGATGAGCAGATCGAAGCTGTACCCGACCCGGTTCAAAAATCGGGGGGTGGCGTCCAATGACATTGCCGTTTCGCGACGTGGAGGGCAACCTTGCCGCGGCGGGGACCGCTTATACTTCTGTGACTTGGCCGGGCCTCCGCGTTACGATTCATGAGCGTCATGTCAAAGCGTCCGTGCCTTCTCCCGTGCCGGCCCTGTCCAGCGCGATCGTTGGCGGAGGCATGACGGAGCTGGACCGCGTGTTCAACATTTACGTCGACAAGCACTACCGCTGTGATGATCCTCTGAGGGACATCGAACGGCTGCTGGCCGAATGGCAGGAGCCGCGTGATCTGTGTTCCGGTTTGCTGACAGCGGTCAAGCTGCAGCATACGTCCATTCAGGAATGGGACGGATCGGATTTCGGACTGCTGTGCTGCACAACCGCAGGTGTGTCCAATGCTGCCCGTGCCGGTTCGGACCGGCTCGTCTTTGATGCGTGCGGTAACGAAGCGGAGGAGAATTCGATCCGGGACGCCGTTTATGTGCCGGGCACCATCAACATCATGTTGTGGGTGAACGGGCGCATGACGCCGGGAGCAATGGTCAATGCCGTACAGACTGCTGTGGAAGCAAAAGCCGCGGCGCTGGCCGATTGCGGCGTGCGTGACGCCGACAACGGACTGTCGGCGACGGGGACAACGACGGATGCCATCGTGCTCGCCGTCCGGCAGGATCATGCAGACAAACCTTTGGTCCAATACGCGGGTACGGCAACGGTCATGGGCGCAGCCATCGGCAGACTGGTGTATGACACTGTGAAAGAGAGCCTTGAGGCAGGGCAATGGGTACGGCGGCAGGAGGGGGAACCGCGATGACAAACATATTCGCGTTCGCTTCTTGGCCGATATGGACCGCCATGACGGGTGCCTGGGTGCTGCTGGCGGCATACATCGTCGATCGCTGCATCGGTGATCCTCGCTGGATTCCCCATCCGGTCATCGGCATGGGCAAAGGCATTACGGCTTTAGAACGATGGATCCGTGCTAAGGTTCATTCGGATCAAGGGCTCAAAAAGGCCGGATTATGGTTCCCGATCGTGATTGCCGGCGGCGCTTTTATTTTGACATGGTTGCTGCTCATCGTACTGGGCCTGATCCATCCGCTGCTTGCCGTTTTGGCTGAAATCCTGTTGATAGCGACCACCATTGCCTCCAAAGGATTGAAGGATGCAGGCATGGAGGTTTATCGCCATTTGGCACAAGGCGACCTTCCGGGAGCCAGACGTTCGCTCGGCATGATCGTGGGCAGGGATACCGAGCATCTGGAGGAACCGGAGATCGTGCGCGGGACGGTGGAGACGGTGGCCGAAAACATCGTCGATGCCATCGTCTCCCCGCTGTTCTATGCGCTGCTCGGCGGAGCTCCGCTAGCTATGGCCTACCGTGCGGTCAACACGCTGGATTCGATGGTCGGTTACAAAAACGAGAAGTACCTGCATCTCGGCTGGGCCTCGGCACGTCTTGACGATTGGGCCAACTGGATTCCGGCGCGGATCACGGCCTTATTGCTCATCGCGGGTGCCTGGGTCATGAAGCTGGATGCAAGGCAGTCGGCACGCATGGTCTCCAGGGATGCACGATTGCATCCAAGTCCGAACAGCGGGTTTCCCGAGTCGGCTGTCGCCGGGGCGCTCGGCATTCGGCTTGGCGGGCACAATGTTTACCATGGCGTAGCTTCATTTCGTGCATATATGGGTGAGCCCACTCGTCCAATGGAGGCCGAAGACATCGTGCGCACGTCGCGCTTAATGTTCTGGTCGGCCGGATCGTTCGTACTGCTCTGCATCTTGGTGAATCTTCTGGTTTGGTTCTGCGGAGGCTCGTTGTTATGGACATGATGACAAGACGGGGAGAACCACAAGATGAGCAAGGGACATACGATGGATGGGAAAAAGAATTATGGTTGGTTCGTCATGGCACGACGGCATGGAACACGGAAAAGAGGTACCTTGGGCATACCGATATCGGTTTGCAGCCTGAAGCGGAGCAGGAATTGGCCTCACTGCGCGTGCAGTTGGGCGGCATCGAGTGGAGAGCGGTCCATAGC contains the following coding sequences:
- a CDS encoding RNA polymerase sigma factor — protein: MAFVKSVDCRINRPLDEQKRNANRIMNHGTKPITMSAFSGDPGISTGNAQQETGINQAPAASLTETLGSLYAYCMTLTGSVWETEDLVQETCLKAWSSTYAGQKDANPEMNWEAYLVRTARNTWIDQLRKRARLSRKLDSLKPLLADTEHEERFEDLELAVRLLVNGLPPWQRVIYMLRDLLGYTAAETADLLDTTEGAVKAALSRARAALAKIRQRLHDSGSDDPSTGPDYGLREDEQGAEQLRSYLRAFRTGDAVALIDLCLNRSDDPMAVAGTILQALPSQTMQPVLHGQDVPRMFGAGLAVCMVA
- the clpP gene encoding ATP-dependent Clp endopeptidase proteolytic subunit ClpP encodes the protein MNVVPYVVEQTARGERSYDIYSRLLKDRIIMVSGEIEDQMANAIVAQLLFLTAEDPDKDIQMYINSPGGSVTAGFSIYDTMQFVKPDISTICTGMAASFGTILLVGGTKGKRMALPNSEIMIHQPHGGTRGQASDMLIHANRIIQHRQRLNQLLADRTGQPLDRIEKDSDRDYFLTSAEAVEYGLIDKVISGT
- a CDS encoding PLP-dependent aminotransferase family protein, with the protein product MSKAILMSDNSLKLYEQVVHYLVVRIEAGEWAEHEKMPSVRSLSEQLGVHRLTVFKAYQELKERGHVYVKDKAGYFVSPADPAPVTDQADDPAVSAWLHWDSLARVQSLEADFQFSKSLIDPALLPNLYWGELMRELLDQYPRLLGTYSTIQGDLELRSALAAHLTAKERFFVSADEVLIATGAQQAIDLIARSLIRPGDRVMVERPTYGPAMEIFRKQGARLVFADMHDEGYDMEQIERLMRQEKPRLFYLTPTFQNPTGLNIGAEQRKQLPELAEQYGCFLLEDDSTYDIYFGEKPPPPIFTYDTTGHTLYIRSYSKYVVPGLRIAAIMCRPRFMPGLLAIKTLADNGSPLLNQKLFLRYFQSPRMHQHLSKLRTAIQLRMEVMEQCLLETDWVWTKPEGGLNIWAELPEGIDTGRLLHRCMEHSVAFVPGTVFDPSDASASRKLRLSFSYAHEQQIREGMGRLIEIARKA
- a CDS encoding EamA family transporter; protein product: MVAAAFAIMCLIFGTTFLAIKIGVEAGLPPFLSAGLRFVAAGALMFAWMWMKGRVKLSLLWRKEMLLTGMGLTFGTFATLYWAEQYVSSGVGAILSATGPLMIMIMQTALLRQKTSLRIVAGYLVGFGGVVLVVLPGISFGGGALWLLGCIAVLVGELCYSAGALYSKKVINQFSDSDPVAINAVQMMYGGVLLLGLSAVTEPWKMSISTLDWQPAILSLLYLTVIGSMVGHSLFYWIMSRTNPLFPATWLYISPPIAVVLGAVLYNEHVSWMTWTGVVLIVSGLLAMNDKVISALRAGIQKVQFKARVG
- a CDS encoding DUF3139 domain-containing protein produces the protein MKISKGKLVIFLLFALIIGIFAFLWNIQRSREAEVQAYLVDVKGYSKADILAIDTHFGKAPLVNTEVIFKDEPNARYFYKKENGAIFQYNSAPVNGVNPDYSYKHLEPVQP
- a CDS encoding Cof-type HAD-IIB family hydrolase, with the translated sequence MTYKLIAIDIDDTLINDDKEVTPATQTALEQAVAHGVVVTLATGRAYASAQALARQTKLNVPIITYQGALVKNLLDEHVLYERYVPQDASRKLFDYCLEHNLHLQTYIDDKLYAREENDKLRDYAKLNGTQYHIEPDFIKVIEQKTPKLLIIDEPDYLDKVAVDLRELLGPEVHITKSKPYFLEIMHREGTKGHALTFLAEHFGHELSECIAIGDSWNDHEMLEVAGLGVAMGNAIPALKELADYITLSNNEDGVKHVIEKFVLNAE
- a CDS encoding lipoate--protein ligase produces the protein MLFVDNQGITDPSVNLAIEEYILKHLPMDDSYLLFYINRPSIIIGKHQNTIEEINIEYVQDNNVQVVRRLSGGGAVYHDLGNLNFSFITKDDGQSFHNFRKFTQPVVEALHELGVNAELTGRNDLQVGERKISGNAQFSTRGRMFSHGTLMFDLNLDHVQASLNVNPEKFKSKSTKSVRSRVANIRELMSSDMTIEAFRGELLRHIFGMEPNEVPQYHLTEKDWEKINEISAERYKNWDWNYGQSPESNVKHSRKFPVGIIDLRMNIKDGRIEDIKIFGDFFGVGDVADIEDMLRGKRYEESDVREAIKDLDVKHYFGNLELEDFIGLIFLEE
- the cobD gene encoding threonine-phosphate decarboxylase CobD — its product is MTDIIEVFGHGGDVETAASRFGGDPADFLDFSANINPLGPPPEVLRALEQGLNAVLRYPDPGHRALKSALGSRLGVAPDCISVGNGAAENMALLLLGLAPRRVGTVEPGFSEYAALSRQFGAEVISVRGRQELDWRAETEDIERLLEQVDMLFLGQPNNPNGVQYPVAVLERLALKAGQTGAMLVVDEAFMDFIPAEKRHSLAARLHEFPQVVIIRSMTKFYAIPGLRLGYALGRPELIEAMTAKQVTWSVNGLAMIAGEACLRSGESFERETLRQIALERRRLSDALQGYGCEVTPGEANFLLVRLPDPWTAATMQAALGGQGILIRSCAMYPGLTERHVRIAVKDEPSNKRLIEALGCVITAQTSKTEEPVGTDEQIEAVPDPVQKSGGGVQ
- a CDS encoding adenosylcobinamide amidohydrolase; this encodes MTLPFRDVEGNLAAAGTAYTSVTWPGLRVTIHERHVKASVPSPVPALSSAIVGGGMTELDRVFNIYVDKHYRCDDPLRDIERLLAEWQEPRDLCSGLLTAVKLQHTSIQEWDGSDFGLLCCTTAGVSNAARAGSDRLVFDACGNEAEENSIRDAVYVPGTINIMLWVNGRMTPGAMVNAVQTAVEAKAAALADCGVRDADNGLSATGTTTDAIVLAVRQDHADKPLVQYAGTATVMGAAIGRLVYDTVKESLEAGQWVRRQEGEPR
- the cbiB gene encoding adenosylcobinamide-phosphate synthase CbiB; the encoded protein is MTGAWVLLAAYIVDRCIGDPRWIPHPVIGMGKGITALERWIRAKVHSDQGLKKAGLWFPIVIAGGAFILTWLLLIVLGLIHPLLAVLAEILLIATTIASKGLKDAGMEVYRHLAQGDLPGARRSLGMIVGRDTEHLEEPEIVRGTVETVAENIVDAIVSPLFYALLGGAPLAMAYRAVNTLDSMVGYKNEKYLHLGWASARLDDWANWIPARITALLLIAGAWVMKLDARQSARMVSRDARLHPSPNSGFPESAVAGALGIRLGGHNVYHGVASFRAYMGEPTRPMEAEDIVRTSRLMFWSAGSFVLLCILVNLLVWFCGGSLLWT